A window of the Bacteroides thetaiotaomicron VPI-5482 genome harbors these coding sequences:
- a CDS encoding arylsulfatase gives MKTSLLITGGLAFGAMTFAQEKPNIIVILADDLGFSDLGCYGGEVQTPVLDKMAKQGVRMTQMYNSARSCPSRANLLTGLYPHQTGLGHMDATRPAWPKGYAGFRSNSDNVTIAEVLKDAGYFTAMSGKWHLGKTANPINRGFLEYYGLLGGFNSFWNPDVYTRLPKDRNPRQYKEGEFYATNVITDYAIDFINQAHQEEKPLFLYLAYNAAHFPLHAPKEVTDKYMKIYLQGWDKIRDQRWKRIVKMGLLQGKPALSPRGVVPESLFEDETHPLPAWDSLTKEQQTDLARRMAIYAAMIDIMDTNIGRVLDTLQKNGELDNTFIMFMSDNGACAEWHEFGFDKQTGTEYHTHVGAELDQMGLPGTYHHYGTGWANVCCTPFTLYKHYAHEGGISTPCIIQWGKQIKHKGSIDHQPAQFSDIMATCIELAGTKYPEEYEGRKIVPTPGKSILPIVRGEEMPDRYIYAEHEGNRMVRKGDWKLVSANFRGDEWELYNIKEDRTEQHNLIKEYPEMAKELEDAYFEWADHSDVLYFPKVWNTYNKGRRKDFKEYRDK, from the coding sequence ATGAAAACATCACTATTGATAACCGGGGGATTGGCTTTCGGAGCAATGACTTTTGCACAAGAAAAGCCTAATATCATTGTTATATTGGCGGACGATCTGGGTTTCTCCGATTTAGGTTGCTACGGAGGAGAAGTACAGACACCGGTATTGGATAAGATGGCCAAACAGGGTGTCCGTATGACACAAATGTATAACAGTGCGCGGAGTTGTCCGTCACGTGCCAATTTATTAACCGGACTTTATCCGCATCAGACAGGGTTAGGACACATGGATGCAACCCGTCCGGCATGGCCGAAAGGATATGCCGGCTTTCGTTCCAATTCTGACAACGTTACCATTGCCGAAGTATTAAAAGATGCCGGATATTTCACAGCCATGTCCGGTAAATGGCATCTGGGCAAAACCGCCAATCCGATAAACCGAGGTTTCCTGGAATATTATGGTTTGTTAGGTGGATTCAATTCTTTTTGGAATCCGGACGTATATACCCGATTGCCTAAGGATCGTAACCCACGTCAATATAAAGAGGGAGAATTTTATGCTACTAACGTAATAACCGATTATGCCATAGACTTTATTAATCAGGCACATCAGGAAGAAAAACCTTTGTTTCTGTATTTGGCATACAATGCTGCTCATTTTCCGTTGCACGCTCCGAAAGAAGTAACGGATAAATATATGAAGATTTACCTGCAGGGTTGGGATAAGATTCGAGATCAACGTTGGAAACGAATAGTAAAGATGGGGCTTTTGCAAGGAAAACCAGCATTAAGCCCGCGTGGTGTTGTTCCCGAAAGTTTGTTTGAGGATGAGACACATCCGCTGCCTGCCTGGGATTCTTTAACAAAGGAACAGCAGACTGACCTGGCTCGCCGTATGGCTATTTATGCTGCCATGATAGATATTATGGATACCAATATTGGTCGGGTATTGGATACTTTACAGAAGAACGGTGAACTGGATAATACATTTATCATGTTCATGTCGGACAACGGAGCTTGTGCCGAATGGCATGAATTTGGTTTCGACAAGCAAACTGGAACAGAATATCATACTCATGTTGGTGCTGAATTAGACCAGATGGGACTACCGGGAACTTATCATCATTACGGAACCGGCTGGGCAAACGTTTGTTGTACCCCATTTACACTTTATAAACATTATGCGCATGAAGGTGGAATATCCACTCCTTGCATTATCCAGTGGGGTAAACAGATTAAGCACAAAGGCAGTATTGACCATCAACCGGCACAATTCTCGGATATCATGGCAACTTGCATCGAACTGGCAGGGACTAAATATCCCGAAGAATACGAAGGAAGAAAGATTGTACCTACACCGGGCAAGTCAATCCTTCCTATTGTACGCGGTGAAGAAATGCCGGACCGTTATATCTATGCGGAACATGAAGGTAATCGTATGGTACGCAAAGGTGACTGGAAACTGGTCTCTGCGAATTTTAGAGGTGATGAATGGGAACTCTATAATATCAAAGAAGACCGCACAGAACAACATAATCTGATAAAGGAATACCCTGAAATGGCAAAGGAACTGGAAGACGCTTATTTTGAGTGGGCAGACCATAGTGATGTGCTTTATTTCCCGAAGGTTTGG
- a CDS encoding family 43 glycosylhydrolase, whose amino-acid sequence MKFILRLGLALLTGFVSVSTASAQAYGTADTNAPELRVPKSVQPAFDYWMRDTWATLGPDGYYYITGTTSTPDRHFPGQRHCWDWNDGLYLWRSKDLKIWEAMGRIWSMEKDGTWQKDPKVYKEGEKYAKKSINNDPMDNRFHAVWAPEMHYIKSAKNWFIVACMNQSAGGRGSFILRSTTGKPEGPYENIEGNEDKAIFPNIDGSLFEDTDGTVYFVGHNHYIARMKPDMSGLAEEIKTLKESKYSPEPYVEGAFIFKYDGKYHLVQAIWAHRTVKGDTYVEKEGLTNKKTRYSYDCIIATADNVYGPYGKRYNAITGGGHNNLFQDKDGNWWATMFFNPRGAQAAEYKVTCRPGLIPMLYENGKFKPNHNYQAK is encoded by the coding sequence ATGAAATTTATATTGCGATTAGGACTTGCTTTACTGACAGGATTTGTCTCAGTCAGCACAGCATCGGCACAAGCATATGGAACTGCTGATACAAACGCTCCGGAGCTGCGTGTCCCAAAATCTGTTCAACCGGCATTTGACTACTGGATGCGTGACACATGGGCAACACTAGGCCCCGACGGTTACTACTATATCACTGGAACCACTTCTACCCCCGACCGTCACTTTCCGGGACAGAGACATTGCTGGGATTGGAATGACGGTTTGTATCTTTGGCGCTCCAAAGACCTGAAGATATGGGAAGCCATGGGACGAATCTGGTCAATGGAAAAAGACGGTACCTGGCAGAAAGATCCCAAAGTATATAAAGAGGGAGAGAAATATGCGAAGAAGTCTATCAATAATGATCCGATGGATAACCGTTTCCACGCTGTATGGGCACCGGAAATGCACTATATAAAGAGTGCGAAAAATTGGTTTATTGTAGCCTGCATGAATCAATCGGCAGGCGGAAGAGGCTCTTTTATTCTGCGGAGTACTACCGGGAAGCCGGAGGGACCTTATGAAAATATCGAAGGTAACGAGGATAAAGCCATTTTTCCAAACATTGACGGAAGCCTGTTTGAAGATACGGATGGTACCGTATATTTTGTCGGTCACAACCACTATATAGCACGCATGAAACCAGATATGAGTGGTTTGGCAGAAGAGATAAAGACATTAAAAGAAAGTAAATACTCTCCGGAGCCGTATGTTGAAGGAGCATTCATCTTTAAATATGATGGAAAATATCATTTGGTACAAGCTATCTGGGCACACCGCACGGTGAAGGGGGACACTTATGTCGAGAAGGAAGGGTTAACTAATAAGAAAACTCGTTATAGCTATGATTGTATCATTGCCACTGCCGACAATGTATATGGTCCTTATGGTAAACGGTATAACGCAATTACCGGCGGCGGACACAACAATCTGTTTCAGGATAAGGATGGCAACTGGTGGGCAACCATGTTTTTTAACCCTCGTGGCGCACAGGCGGCCGAATATAAAGTGACATGTCGGCCGGGATTGATTCCGATGCTTTATGAAAACGGAAAATTTAAACCTAATCACAATTATCAGGCAAAATGA